In a single window of the Zea mays cultivar B73 chromosome 5, Zm-B73-REFERENCE-NAM-5.0, whole genome shotgun sequence genome:
- the LOC103627891 gene encoding CLIP-associated protein isoform X1 has product MAMPPAAVARLRELVPAPGTEEELELDVAGAAALVECCSGLLRPGGGGDGDAGAALEALEALCAAGGGGAMRRHADGLAPLVVARLGDGHAAVREAARRYLVLLMEMKEMNARTENTEPNSNVPNDQHVHYTTIEMESSNTSQARKNSKEKVSARDISLLAGEGDITRKLVEPIKVFSEKDLLREIGKVVSTLQPDNEWSIRITAMQRVEGLVLGGAADYSAFPMLLKQLMTPLITQLLDRRSSVVKQACHLLNFLSKELLRDFEPYAELLIPVLLKNVVITILVIAESADNCIKEMLRNCKVARILPRIIEFAKNDRSAVLRARCCEYATLMLEYWVDTPEIQRSADLYEDLIKCCIADATSEVRSSARACYRMFSRIWPDRSHQLYSSFEPPRQKMINDEDTETPQAHLPPVKISHLQPSSFVPAVIDKVVKVDSGISFSSGDLQTSDILYLQCDDIIAKGLDAGNNDDTLTIGSSFEDKITLRELETRDRDTEKNDSGNSTGVNSSARDQPTATPITIEAPSEMSLDDATVVTIVQDKAECKLNVEPINQQVQAQEDPSDLTCLSPAVNSKGAGNLLKENPVEVSSDAGSSGKVGTHKKSAVSKKPRGSYTPNFRRPLLSKQMTNWFYASTKSDIHEKQLILGEMVNNMDVPSSITEALSLGLNPRSDWMMKVYAFSFLRQCLLERGSKGTQEVAQNFEKVMRLVCRYLDDPHHKVAHAALSSLADIMPVFKKPFEHYLDKTLPHIFSRLNDPKESIKQQCLAILKHANESYPIDSLLPALLRSLDEQKSPKSKLAVLEFANASFVKCEVNSESYCSSSFLKPWFGKLAHLFNDKNKKLKEVTVVGFSSIYSHYDPTSMLSFLVTLSMEEQKRLKRAMKQLIPSIESDMEEFLQQKRHKQKTPSFDIFTAKSPLHPAFQSAKSPLHPAHRSSKSPLHPRFAESPGHSAYKYAKSPLHPSYQPANSPLHPSYQSNYVKADDCFSSALQCLPDTSLEVQEDRTGRIEIESPNKSYGHKAEMMDKKSCTVRSKNDLPRRSDFSVISNNIVQNASSRDSRSTKILDEPNDSELHINTRKNKVTRTRNDLQDHENLHQMSSSLLEMLDDPDMATRELALSLLAEILEKHQKAMENCVELLVVKLLHATKDGALKVMHSCSAWFGSHLLVQPQSWHLKPLFMSLSLQVVNQAHICLTTVVTQFDPLRCLGAIASQLASQDEKVLIVSINSLSKLVMRFSEDNLMAHLPTFLPALVDASKNRSPYVRKAAMVCVVDAYLKLGPALLPYLEGLDSAQLQLITTHASRLSQARLIASDG; this is encoded by the exons ATGGCAATGCCACCCGCCGCGGTGGCGCGGCTGCGGGAGCTGGTGCCGGCGCCGGGGACGGAGGAGGAGCTGGAGCTCGACGTCGCCGGCGCGGCCGCGCTCGTCGAGTGCTGCTCCGGCCTCCTCCGCCCTGGCggcggcggtgacggcgacgCCGGGGCCGCGCTCGAGGCGCTCGAGGCACTCTGCGCTGCGGGCGGAGGGGGCGCGATGCGCCGCCATGCCGATGGGCTCGCTCCGCTGGTCGTCGCGCGCCTCGGCGACGGACACGCGGCCGTGCGGGAGGCCGCGAGGAGGTACCTCGTGCTGCTCATGGAG ATGAAGGAGATGAATGCAAGAACGGAAAACACAGAGCCAAACTCAAACGTGCCAAATGACCAACACGTTCACTATACGACAATCGAAATGGAATCTTCTAATACCAGCCAAGCAAGAAAAAATTCCAAAGAGAAGGTCAGCGCAAGAGACATCTCGCTTCTTGCAG GAGAAGGAGATATTACAAGGAAGTTAGTCGAACCTATAAAGGTTTTCTCTGAGAAGGACCTACTAAGGGAGATAGGAAAAGTAGTATCTACTTTGCAGCCAGATAATGAGTGGTCAATCCGGATAACTGCAATGCAAAGAGTGGAGGGTTTAGTGCTTGGAG GTGCTGCGGACTATTCGGCCTTCCCCATGCTCCTAAAACAGCTCATGACTCCTCTAATAACTCAGCTTCTGGATAGGAGATCTAGCGTTGTAAAACAG GCATGCCATTTATTAAACTTCCTATCAAAAGAGCTACTACGTGACTTTGAGCCATACGCAGAGCTGCTTATTCCG GTCCTTCTTAAGAATGTCGTGATCACCATCCTTGTAATTGCTGAGTCTGCTGATAACTGTATAAAAGAG ATGTTAAGGAACTGCAAGGTGGCTCGTATACTACCAAGGATTATTGAATTTGCAAAGAATGATAGAAGTGCTGTTCTTCGTGCCAG GTGTTGTGAATATGCAACACTAATGTTAGAGTACTGGGTTGATACTCCAGAAATACAGAGATCAGCTGACCTGTACGAAGACCTTATAAAATGTTGTATAGCAGATGCAACTAGTGAG GTCCGATCAAGCGCAAGGGCATGCTACAGGATGTTCTCAAGGATTTGGCCTGACCGTTCGCATCAGCTGTACTCATCTTTTGAACCACCCAGACAGAAA ATGATAAATGATGAAGATACTGAGACACCTCAAGCGCATCTTCCTCCAGTTAAAATAAGTCATCTTCAACCTAGTTCTTTCGTTCCAGCTGTAATAGATAAAGTTGTTAAGGTCGATTCTGGGATATCATTTTCTTCCGGAGACCTTCAAACATCAGACATACTATACCTCCAGTGTGATGATATAATCGCAAAAGGCCTAGATGCGGGCAATAACGATGACACACTGACTATTGGAAGTTCTTTTGAGGATAAGATCACACTAAGAGAACTAGAAACTAGAGACAGAGATACTGAGAAAAATGATTCAG GCAACAGTACAGGTGTCAATTCATCGGCTCGTGACCAACCAACTGCCACTCCCATTACAATAGAAGCACCTTCAGAAATGTCACTGGATGATGCAACTGTTGTAACAATTGTTCAAGACAAGGCTGAATGCAAGCTGAATGTTGAACCGATAAATCAGCAAGTTCAAGCACAAGAAGATCCTTCTGACTTGACATGCCTGTCACCTGCAGTTAACTCGAAAGGTGCAGGGAACTTACTaaaggaaaatcctgttgaagtaAGCTCTGATGCTGGATCAAGTGGAAAAGTAGGAACTCATAAGAAGAGTGCTGTTTCTAAGAAGCCACGTGGTAGTTACACCCCTAACTTCCGGCGACCTCTCTTGAGTAAGCAGATGACAAATTGGTTTTATGCCAGTACCAAAAGTGATATACATGAGAAGCAACTCATTCTGGGAGAAATGGTCAACAACATGGATGTGCCCTCATCTATTACAGAGGCACTTTCTTTGGGTCTTAACCCAAGATCAGATTGGATGATGAAGGTATATGCATTCAGTTTCTTAAGACAGTGTTTGCTAGAACGTGGATCAAAAGGCACTCAGGAAGTTGCACAAAATTTTGAGAAGGTTATGAGGCTTGTTTGTCGATATCTAGATGATCCCCATCACAAAGTGGCACATGCTGCTCTCTCTTCACTAGCTGATATCATGCCAGTTTTCAAGAAGCCTTTTGAACATTATCTCGACAAGACACTGCCCCATATTTTCTCCCGGTTAAATGATCCAAAGGAATCAATCAAGCAGCAGTGCTTGGCAATTTTGAAACATGCAAATGAAAGTTATCCCATTGATTCTCTCTTACCCGCCTTACTTCGTTCGCTAGATGAGCAGAAATCTCCCAAGTCAAAACTGGCAGTTCTTGAGTTTGCAAATGCCTCTTTTGTGAAATGCGAAGTCAATTCTGAAAGCTATTGTAGCAGCAGCTTCCTCAAGCCATGGTTTGGAAAACTTGCCCATTTGTTTAACGATAAAAACAAGAAACTGAAGGAGGTTACAGTGGTTGGTTTCTCATCTATTTATTCTCACTATGATCCTACATCCATGTTAAGCTTTTTGGTCACCCTGTCAATGGAAGAACAAAAGCGGCTAAAACGGGCAATGAAGCAATTAATACCATCAATAGAAAGTGACATGGAAGAGTTCTTGCAACAGAAGAGACATAAGCAAAAGACTCCATCTTTTGATATTTTTACTGCAAAATCACCACTTCATCCTGCATTTCAATCTGCAAAATCACCACTGCATCCTGCTCATCGATCTTCTAAATCACCACTCCATCCTCGATTTGCTGAGTCGCCCGGTCATTCCGCATATAAATACGCCAAGTCACCGCTGCATCCCTCGTATCAACCTGCTAACTCACCGCTGCATCCCTCGTATCAATCTAACTATGTCAAGGCTGATGATTGTTTCAGTTCTGCACTCCAGTGTCTCCCGGATACAtctttggaagtccaggaggaccgtACTGGAAGGATTGAGATCGAATCTCCTAATAAATCTTATGGGCACAAAGCTGAAATGATGGACAAGAAGTCCTGTACCGTGAGGTCAAAGAATGATCTCCCGAGAAGAAGTGACTTCAGTGTGATATCAAATAACATAGTTCAGAATGCAAGCAGTAGGGACAGTCGGAGTACAAAGATACTTGATGAACCAAACGACAGTGAACTGCACATAAATACCCGAAAAAACAAAGTTACGAGGACGAGGAATGATTTGCAGGATCATGAG AATTTACACCAGATGTCTTCTTCCCTTCTCGAGATGCTTGATGACCCAGATATGGCCACAAGAGAGCTTGCACTTTCTCTGCTGGCTGAAATCCTTGAAAAGCAC CAGAAGGCGATGGAGAACTGCGTTGAGCTTCTTGTAGTTAAACTGCTGCATGCAACCAAAGACGGTGCCTTGAAGGTAATGCACAGTTGCAGTGCTTGGTTCGGCTCGCATTTGCTGGTGCAACCACAAAGCTGGCATCTGAAGCCTTTATTTATGTCACTGTCGCTGCAGGTTGTAAATCAGGCCCATATCTGCTTGACAACTGTGGTCACTCAGTTCGACCCACTCAGATGCCTTGGG GCCATCGCTTCTCAGCTGGCCAGCCAGGATGAGAAAGTTCTTATTGTAAGCATCAATAGTCTGAGCAAG CTTGTGATGCGATTCTCGGAGGACAACCTGATGGCTCATCTGCCAACGTTTCTTCCAGCACTTGTGGATGCTTCCAAAAACCGCAGTCCGTATGTCCGCAAG GCTGCGATGGTGTGCGTGGTGGACGCGTACCTGAAGCTGGGGCCGGCGCTGCTGCCGTACCTGGAGGGCCTGGAcagcgcgcagctgcagctgatAACCACCCACGCCAGCCGTCTGTCCCAGGCAAGATTGATTGCGTCGGACGGCTGA
- the LOC103627891 gene encoding CLIP-associated protein isoform X4, which translates to MAMPPAAVARLRELVPAPGTEEELELDVAGAAALVECCSGLLRPGGGGDGDAGAALEALEALCAAGGGGAMRRHADGLAPLVVARLGDGHAAVREAARRYLVLLMEMKEMNARTENTEPNSNVPNDQHVHYTTIEMESSNTSQARKNSKEKVSARDISLLAGEGDITRKLVEPIKVFSEKDLLREIGKVVSTLQPDNEWSIRITAMQRVEGLVLGGAADYSAFPMLLKQLMTPLITQLLDRRSSVVKQACHLLNFLSKELLRDFEPYAELLIPVLLKNVVITILVIAESADNCIKEMLRNCKVARILPRIIEFAKNDRSAVLRARCCEYATLMLEYWVDTPEIQRSADLYEDLIKCCIADATSEVRSSARACYRMFSRIWPDRSHQLYSSFEPPRQKMINDEDTETPQAHLPPVKISHLQPSSFVPAVIDKVVKVDSGISFSSGDLQTSDILYLQCDDIIAKGLDAGNNDDTLTIGSSFEDKITLRELETRDRDTEKNDSGNSTGVNSSARDQPTATPITIEAPSEMSLDDATVVTIVQDKAECKLNVEPINQQVQAQEDPSDLTCLSPAVNSKGAGNLLKENPVEVSSDAGSSGKVGTHKKSAVSKKPRGSYTPNFRRPLLSKQMTNWFYASTKSDIHEKQLILGEMVNNMDVPSSITEALSLGLNPRSDWMMKVYAFSFLRQCLLERGSKGTQEVAQNFEKVMRLVCRYLDDPHHKVAHAALSSLADIMPVFKKPFEHYLDKTLPHIFSRLNDPKESIKQQCLAILKHANESYPIDSLLPALLRSLDEQKSPKSKLAVLEFANASFVKCEVNSESYCSSSFLKPWFGKLAHLFNDKNKKLKEVTVVGFSSIYSHYDPTSMLSFLVTLSMEEQKRLKRAMKQLIPSIESDMEEFLQQKRHKQKTPSFDIFTAKSPLHPAFQSAKSPLHPAHRSSKSPLHPRFAESPGHSAYKYAKSPLHPSYQPANSPLHPSYQSNYVKADDCFSSALQCLPDTSLEVQEDRTGRIEIESPNKSYGHKAEMMDKKSCTVRSKNDLPRRSDFSVISNNIVQNASSRDSRSTKILDEPNDSELHINTRKNKVTRTRNDLQDHENLHQMSSSLLEMLDDPDMATRELALSLLAEILEKHKAMENCVELLVVKLLHATKDGALKVVNQAHICLTTVVTQFDPLRCLGAIASQLASQDEKVLIVSINSLSKLVMRFSEDNLMAHLPTFLPALVDASKNRSPYVRKAAMVCVVDAYLKLGPALLPYLEGLDSAQLQLITTHASRLSQARLIASDG; encoded by the exons ATGGCAATGCCACCCGCCGCGGTGGCGCGGCTGCGGGAGCTGGTGCCGGCGCCGGGGACGGAGGAGGAGCTGGAGCTCGACGTCGCCGGCGCGGCCGCGCTCGTCGAGTGCTGCTCCGGCCTCCTCCGCCCTGGCggcggcggtgacggcgacgCCGGGGCCGCGCTCGAGGCGCTCGAGGCACTCTGCGCTGCGGGCGGAGGGGGCGCGATGCGCCGCCATGCCGATGGGCTCGCTCCGCTGGTCGTCGCGCGCCTCGGCGACGGACACGCGGCCGTGCGGGAGGCCGCGAGGAGGTACCTCGTGCTGCTCATGGAG ATGAAGGAGATGAATGCAAGAACGGAAAACACAGAGCCAAACTCAAACGTGCCAAATGACCAACACGTTCACTATACGACAATCGAAATGGAATCTTCTAATACCAGCCAAGCAAGAAAAAATTCCAAAGAGAAGGTCAGCGCAAGAGACATCTCGCTTCTTGCAG GAGAAGGAGATATTACAAGGAAGTTAGTCGAACCTATAAAGGTTTTCTCTGAGAAGGACCTACTAAGGGAGATAGGAAAAGTAGTATCTACTTTGCAGCCAGATAATGAGTGGTCAATCCGGATAACTGCAATGCAAAGAGTGGAGGGTTTAGTGCTTGGAG GTGCTGCGGACTATTCGGCCTTCCCCATGCTCCTAAAACAGCTCATGACTCCTCTAATAACTCAGCTTCTGGATAGGAGATCTAGCGTTGTAAAACAG GCATGCCATTTATTAAACTTCCTATCAAAAGAGCTACTACGTGACTTTGAGCCATACGCAGAGCTGCTTATTCCG GTCCTTCTTAAGAATGTCGTGATCACCATCCTTGTAATTGCTGAGTCTGCTGATAACTGTATAAAAGAG ATGTTAAGGAACTGCAAGGTGGCTCGTATACTACCAAGGATTATTGAATTTGCAAAGAATGATAGAAGTGCTGTTCTTCGTGCCAG GTGTTGTGAATATGCAACACTAATGTTAGAGTACTGGGTTGATACTCCAGAAATACAGAGATCAGCTGACCTGTACGAAGACCTTATAAAATGTTGTATAGCAGATGCAACTAGTGAG GTCCGATCAAGCGCAAGGGCATGCTACAGGATGTTCTCAAGGATTTGGCCTGACCGTTCGCATCAGCTGTACTCATCTTTTGAACCACCCAGACAGAAA ATGATAAATGATGAAGATACTGAGACACCTCAAGCGCATCTTCCTCCAGTTAAAATAAGTCATCTTCAACCTAGTTCTTTCGTTCCAGCTGTAATAGATAAAGTTGTTAAGGTCGATTCTGGGATATCATTTTCTTCCGGAGACCTTCAAACATCAGACATACTATACCTCCAGTGTGATGATATAATCGCAAAAGGCCTAGATGCGGGCAATAACGATGACACACTGACTATTGGAAGTTCTTTTGAGGATAAGATCACACTAAGAGAACTAGAAACTAGAGACAGAGATACTGAGAAAAATGATTCAG GCAACAGTACAGGTGTCAATTCATCGGCTCGTGACCAACCAACTGCCACTCCCATTACAATAGAAGCACCTTCAGAAATGTCACTGGATGATGCAACTGTTGTAACAATTGTTCAAGACAAGGCTGAATGCAAGCTGAATGTTGAACCGATAAATCAGCAAGTTCAAGCACAAGAAGATCCTTCTGACTTGACATGCCTGTCACCTGCAGTTAACTCGAAAGGTGCAGGGAACTTACTaaaggaaaatcctgttgaagtaAGCTCTGATGCTGGATCAAGTGGAAAAGTAGGAACTCATAAGAAGAGTGCTGTTTCTAAGAAGCCACGTGGTAGTTACACCCCTAACTTCCGGCGACCTCTCTTGAGTAAGCAGATGACAAATTGGTTTTATGCCAGTACCAAAAGTGATATACATGAGAAGCAACTCATTCTGGGAGAAATGGTCAACAACATGGATGTGCCCTCATCTATTACAGAGGCACTTTCTTTGGGTCTTAACCCAAGATCAGATTGGATGATGAAGGTATATGCATTCAGTTTCTTAAGACAGTGTTTGCTAGAACGTGGATCAAAAGGCACTCAGGAAGTTGCACAAAATTTTGAGAAGGTTATGAGGCTTGTTTGTCGATATCTAGATGATCCCCATCACAAAGTGGCACATGCTGCTCTCTCTTCACTAGCTGATATCATGCCAGTTTTCAAGAAGCCTTTTGAACATTATCTCGACAAGACACTGCCCCATATTTTCTCCCGGTTAAATGATCCAAAGGAATCAATCAAGCAGCAGTGCTTGGCAATTTTGAAACATGCAAATGAAAGTTATCCCATTGATTCTCTCTTACCCGCCTTACTTCGTTCGCTAGATGAGCAGAAATCTCCCAAGTCAAAACTGGCAGTTCTTGAGTTTGCAAATGCCTCTTTTGTGAAATGCGAAGTCAATTCTGAAAGCTATTGTAGCAGCAGCTTCCTCAAGCCATGGTTTGGAAAACTTGCCCATTTGTTTAACGATAAAAACAAGAAACTGAAGGAGGTTACAGTGGTTGGTTTCTCATCTATTTATTCTCACTATGATCCTACATCCATGTTAAGCTTTTTGGTCACCCTGTCAATGGAAGAACAAAAGCGGCTAAAACGGGCAATGAAGCAATTAATACCATCAATAGAAAGTGACATGGAAGAGTTCTTGCAACAGAAGAGACATAAGCAAAAGACTCCATCTTTTGATATTTTTACTGCAAAATCACCACTTCATCCTGCATTTCAATCTGCAAAATCACCACTGCATCCTGCTCATCGATCTTCTAAATCACCACTCCATCCTCGATTTGCTGAGTCGCCCGGTCATTCCGCATATAAATACGCCAAGTCACCGCTGCATCCCTCGTATCAACCTGCTAACTCACCGCTGCATCCCTCGTATCAATCTAACTATGTCAAGGCTGATGATTGTTTCAGTTCTGCACTCCAGTGTCTCCCGGATACAtctttggaagtccaggaggaccgtACTGGAAGGATTGAGATCGAATCTCCTAATAAATCTTATGGGCACAAAGCTGAAATGATGGACAAGAAGTCCTGTACCGTGAGGTCAAAGAATGATCTCCCGAGAAGAAGTGACTTCAGTGTGATATCAAATAACATAGTTCAGAATGCAAGCAGTAGGGACAGTCGGAGTACAAAGATACTTGATGAACCAAACGACAGTGAACTGCACATAAATACCCGAAAAAACAAAGTTACGAGGACGAGGAATGATTTGCAGGATCATGAG AATTTACACCAGATGTCTTCTTCCCTTCTCGAGATGCTTGATGACCCAGATATGGCCACAAGAGAGCTTGCACTTTCTCTGCTGGCTGAAATCCTTGAAAAGCAC AAGGCGATGGAGAACTGCGTTGAGCTTCTTGTAGTTAAACTGCTGCATGCAACCAAAGACGGTGCCTTGAAG GTTGTAAATCAGGCCCATATCTGCTTGACAACTGTGGTCACTCAGTTCGACCCACTCAGATGCCTTGGG GCCATCGCTTCTCAGCTGGCCAGCCAGGATGAGAAAGTTCTTATTGTAAGCATCAATAGTCTGAGCAAG CTTGTGATGCGATTCTCGGAGGACAACCTGATGGCTCATCTGCCAACGTTTCTTCCAGCACTTGTGGATGCTTCCAAAAACCGCAGTCCGTATGTCCGCAAG GCTGCGATGGTGTGCGTGGTGGACGCGTACCTGAAGCTGGGGCCGGCGCTGCTGCCGTACCTGGAGGGCCTGGAcagcgcgcagctgcagctgatAACCACCCACGCCAGCCGTCTGTCCCAGGCAAGATTGATTGCGTCGGACGGCTGA